One part of the Mesotoga sp. UBA6090 genome encodes these proteins:
- a CDS encoding trans-sulfuration enzyme family protein — protein MRGFNTRAVHIGEETKIFDAVSTPIFQTSNFVVNDEKYASENSETFYTRVGNPSIGVVERKLSNLFGGAGGIFFSSGMGAITTVFLTFLRSGMNLVISRNIYGGTQSLLADLSDMGVEIRRFDQSRLEALESLVDDNTGIVYVESMTNPNLILSDIQRISHMISKRRALLVVDNTFLSPYNFRPLEYGADVDVQSLSKYVNGHSDVIAGFAAFRDRELETRARQKMIKLGTNGAPFEAFLVSRGVKTLGLRMELHNNNAKEIALFLSKSPKVRLVSHPSLRSSVPNCFANCRGFGGVVYLEVKDLETAKEFIRKSELFLEATSLAGVESLATIPILTSHSSFTSEQLREVGLSEGGVRLSVGIENIEDLLADLDGVLKEI, from the coding sequence ATGCGTGGATTCAATACTAGAGCGGTTCACATCGGAGAAGAGACAAAGATTTTCGACGCAGTGTCAACTCCAATCTTTCAAACATCGAACTTCGTGGTCAACGATGAAAAGTATGCGAGCGAAAACTCAGAGACTTTCTATACCAGGGTTGGAAATCCTTCGATAGGTGTTGTAGAAAGAAAGCTTTCAAACCTTTTTGGAGGAGCTGGAGGGATCTTCTTTTCTTCGGGAATGGGCGCGATAACAACGGTCTTTCTCACTTTTTTGAGATCGGGAATGAATTTAGTGATTTCCAGGAATATCTACGGTGGCACACAGAGCCTTCTTGCAGACCTGTCGGATATGGGTGTGGAAATAAGGAGATTCGATCAGTCCCGGTTAGAAGCTCTTGAAAGCCTGGTTGACGATAATACTGGAATTGTCTATGTCGAGTCAATGACTAATCCTAATCTGATTCTCTCCGACATCCAGAGAATATCGCACATGATAAGCAAGAGGAGAGCTCTGCTTGTAGTAGATAATACCTTCTTGTCTCCTTACAATTTCAGACCCCTTGAGTACGGAGCAGACGTCGACGTTCAGAGCCTCTCGAAATACGTGAACGGACATTCAGATGTTATTGCTGGCTTTGCCGCTTTCAGAGACAGAGAGTTGGAAACACGGGCAAGGCAGAAAATGATCAAGCTGGGCACGAACGGGGCTCCTTTCGAAGCTTTTCTTGTAAGTCGAGGAGTCAAGACGCTCGGACTCCGGATGGAACTGCACAACAATAATGCAAAAGAGATAGCTCTTTTTCTTTCAAAAAGCCCGAAGGTTCGTCTGGTTTCTCACCCATCTTTGAGAAGTTCCGTTCCAAACTGTTTCGCTAATTGCAGGGGGTTCGGAGGAGTCGTTTATCTCGAAGTAAAGGATCTCGAGACGGCAAAGGAGTTTATTAGGAAGAGCGAGCTCTTTCTTGAAGCTACAAGTTTGGCCGGAGTCGAGTCTCTCGCAACGATTCCGATTCTTACCAGCCATTCTTCATTCACCAGCGAGCAGCTACGGGAGGTTGGCCTTTCTGAAGGAGGGGTAAGACTCTCTGTAGGTATTGAGAACATTGAGGACCTTCTTGCAGATCTGGATGGTGTGCTTAAGGAAATCTGA
- a CDS encoding Gfo/Idh/MocA family protein codes for MKINLGVVGAGIASKELHLPALRNLSELFTVVAVNSRTRKKAEEFAGIVGGDVRVFDSYEEMLSSDLVDAVVLAVPISLNPKMIMAARRANKPVICEKPVAASVKEAVPLLRLPGNSPVYIAENYRHIEVYEKAAELLKEDRIGKPLAFSWIKWVDFGQDNKYVQTKWRQTPEHVGGFISDGGVHDVAAIRKILGDVEEVSGFSKKSLDYLGAENCVVFNMTLECEMIGNYSVVYGAPASLNRFEIVGTDGLMLVDKDGATIEIFGADRKKIFVNKTDGFIEEFKDFYNVVKGEKNSLGTIGEALSDLATIEAGLISAREKRVVAVDSLLEES; via the coding sequence ATGAAGATTAATCTAGGTGTGGTTGGGGCGGGGATAGCCTCAAAAGAACTCCATCTTCCGGCACTGAGAAATCTCAGTGAGTTATTCACAGTTGTTGCTGTCAACAGCAGAACGAGAAAGAAGGCTGAGGAATTCGCCGGGATAGTTGGTGGCGACGTAAGGGTCTTTGATTCTTATGAAGAGATGCTCTCTTCAGATTTGGTTGATGCTGTTGTCCTGGCAGTTCCGATTTCCCTGAATCCGAAGATGATTATGGCTGCAAGAAGAGCTAACAAACCGGTAATTTGTGAAAAGCCGGTTGCGGCCTCTGTCAAGGAAGCAGTACCTTTGTTGAGACTTCCCGGCAATTCTCCCGTCTACATAGCCGAAAACTACAGACACATAGAAGTCTATGAGAAGGCTGCCGAACTGCTGAAAGAAGATAGGATAGGAAAACCCCTTGCTTTCAGCTGGATTAAATGGGTTGATTTCGGACAGGATAACAAGTATGTTCAGACCAAGTGGAGGCAGACTCCGGAACACGTGGGTGGTTTTATTTCTGATGGGGGTGTACACGATGTGGCAGCCATAAGAAAAATACTTGGCGATGTAGAAGAAGTGAGCGGATTCTCGAAGAAAAGTCTGGACTATCTTGGGGCAGAAAACTGCGTGGTCTTCAACATGACGCTGGAATGTGAAATGATCGGTAACTACTCAGTCGTCTACGGTGCTCCCGCTTCCCTCAACAGGTTCGAAATCGTTGGGACAGATGGTCTTATGCTTGTTGATAAGGACGGAGCAACAATCGAAATCTTTGGCGCCGATCGTAAAAAGATCTTTGTAAACAAAACTGACGGCTTTATTGAAGAATTCAAGGACTTCTACAATGTGGTTAAGGGTGAGAAGAACTCTCTTGGCACTATTGGTGAAGCGCTCTCGGATCTTGCCACAATTGAGGCCGGTCTGATTTCGGCAAGAGAAAAGAGAGTAGTAGCTGTCGATTCCTTGCTAGAGGAAAGCTGA